Within the Kluyveromyces lactis strain NRRL Y-1140 chromosome A complete sequence genome, the region ACTTATGGTATTGATTGGGAAGAGATCCGAAATGATCCGCAATTGTACGAGAAGAGAAGACAAATCATCATAACAGCCGCCCGTCGTCTACATTCTCTACAAATGATTGTTTTCGATGAAGTTTCAATGCATTTCATTCCAAAGGATTTGGGAAGAATTGCTTCCGAGTTTTATTTACTTAATGAGTCTGTCGAAATCTTTAACCAAGTTGCTAATCCAAGGGCTACTGAAGCAGATGTGTTAGCCATGATTAGTATGAGCAGCGAATTCGATTCCATCAAGTtcagagaagaagaatctaaTGAATTAAATAAACTTCTTGACTGTGCCGTTGAATGTCAGATTTCTGGGGACGTCGACAGTTCACCTGGTAAGACAAATATTCTTCTACAAGCGTATGTTTCTCAAAGCAGAATTAATGACTCTGCACTAAATTCAGATGCAAATTACATTGCTCAGAATTCTGCAAGAATATGTAGGGCATTACTTCTAATTGGTATTAATAGAAGATGGGGCACGTTTTCAAAAGTTATGCTAGATATATGCAAGTCCATCGAAAAGAGAATGTGGGCATTTGATCATCCATTATGTCAATTTGACTTACCAGATACGATATTGAGGAACATCAAGGCAAAGAACCCCAGTATGGAAATGCTCTTAGATATGGACGCTGCCGAGTTAGCAGATCTTGTTCACAACCAAAAGATGGGTGGGAAGTTATATCGTATAATATCTCGTTTCCCAAGAGTAGACATAGACGCAGAGATTTTCCCGATAACAACAAATGTGATGAGGGTCCATATATCATTATTACCAAACTTTGAATGGGATTATCATGTACACGGCGATGCTCAATTCTTCTGGGTATTTGTGGAAGAATCCAATCAATCGAGTATTTTACATTTCGAGAAGTTCATATTAAACAAGAGGCAACTAAGTAATCCACACGAAATGGATTTCATGATTCCATTATCAGACCCACTGCCACCTCAAGTTATTGTCAAAGTTGTATCAGATACTTGGATCGGCTGTGAAAGCGCTCATACTATTTCTTTCCAGCACTTAATTAGACCTCACAATGAAACTTTACAAACAAGGTTACAAAAACTTAATCCGCTACCAACCTCTGCTTTGAAAAACCCATTGGTCGAGTCTATTTATCccttcaaatatttcaatccAATGCAAACAATGGTGTTCCATACATTATACCATTCCAACGTCAGTACGTTTGTTGGTTCCCCTACGGGGTCAGGTAAAACCGTCGTGGCAGAATTGGCCATTTGGCATGCATTCAGGGACTATCCTGGTAGTAAGGTTGTATATATCGCACCAATGAAGGCACTTGTGAGGGAAAGAGTGAATGATTGGAGAAAAAGAATCACTCCTGTCACTGGTGATAGGATAGTTGAATTGACTGGTGATTCCGTACCTGATCCTCAGGACATTAAAGATGCAACCATTGTCATTACAACACCAGAAAAGTTTGATGGTATTTCTCGTAACTGGCAAACCCGTAAGTTTGTGCAAAACGTTTCGTTGATCATTATGGATGAAATTCACTTACTTGCAAGTGATCGTGGTCCTATCTTAGAAATGATTGTAAGTCGTATGAATTATGTTTCCTCACAAACGAAAAAACCTATTAGATTGTTGGGTATGTCAACCGCTGTTTCAAATGCCTTTGATATGGCAAGCTGGTTAGGTGTTAAAGGAAATGGGTTGTATAATTTTCCCTCCAGTGTTCGTCCTGTGCCCCTAAAGATGTATATCGATGGATTCCCAGATAACCTAAACTTCTGTCCTTTAATGAAAACGATGAATAAGCCGGCTTTCATGGCCATTAAACAGCACTCACCGGAAAAACCTGTTCTACTATTTGTTGCCTCTCGTCGTCAAACTAGATTAACAGCTTTAGACCTAATTCATCTCTGTGGTATGGAAGACAACCCACGTAGATTCTTACACATagacgatgaagaagaattgcAGTATTATATTTCCAAAGTATCAGATGATACTTTAAAATTATCTCTTCAATTCGGCATTGGCTTACATCATGCTGGTTTGATAGAAAGCGATAGAGCAATCTCGCATGAACTCTTCCTAAGAAGTAAAATACAAATTCTCGTTGCTACTTCAACTTTAGCTTGGGGTGTTAACCTTCCTGCCCATTTAGTCATCATTAAAGGTACACAATTTTTCGATGCAAAGATCGAAGGTTACAGAGATATGGACTTAACAGATATATTGCAAATGATGGGTAGAGCAGGGAGACCCGCTTATGATACTTCAGGTACCGCTATTGTGTACACAAAggaatcaaaaaaaatgttcTACAAACATTTCCTAAACGTTGGGTTCCCCGTTGAATCATCTTTACACAAAGTGCTTGATGATCACATGGGTGCTGAAATAGCATCTGGTACTATATCGACTAAACAAGAGGCTCTTGactttttgaattggaCTTTCCTTTTCAGGAGAGCTCATCATAATCCTACTTATTATGGAATCAATGATGATACTAGTACTTCTGGTATCAATAAGTACTTAAGCGACTTAGTGAACAACACTcttgataatttgaaagaatctaGATGTGTGGAGATTTATGGTACAAATATCTACTCAACACCATATTTGAGTATCTCCTCCTATTACTACATTTCGCATAAAACCATCCGTTCGCTTTTGAAACAAATCAACTCTAACGCATCGTTCCAAGATGTTCTAAAATGGTTATCACTTGCTGTTGAATATAACGAACTTCCAGTGAGAAACGGTGAAATAATCATGAATGTAGAAATGTCTGCACAGTCAAGGTATTCTATCGAATCTACCTTCATTGACGAATTTGAACTTCCAATGTGGGATCCACACGTGAAGGCTTTCTTATTGTTACAGGCATACCTCAGTCGTGCTGAACTTCCCATTGTTGATTATCATCAAGATACTATTTCGGTACTCGATCAATCTTTGCGTATCTTACAGGCTTATGTTGACGTGGCGGCCGAGCTAGGTTACTTCAACACCGTGATGACTCTGATAAAGGCCATGCAATGTGTGAAGCAAGGGTACTGGTATGAAGACGATCCTATCTCAGCGTTACCTGGAGCTCATTTAAAGAGAGACGACCGTATCGAATTCGGAGATGATGGTTGGCCATTACCTGATAATGGATACAAGATGAGTTTAGACTCTTTAGCAAGACTTCAAGATGACAATGGCGCCAAGAACAAGGTGAAGAATATCATGTCCAGACAGTACCATGTTACACCTGACCATCAAAAACGTATGTTGAGGGAAATATCCAGGTTACCCATATTAGACAATATTGTGTTCACTTCTCAGACCAGTAATGAATCATTAGTTCTTAAGGCCACACACCATAACAGGGTACCTAAAGAATTTTCAGTATACTGTGCGAAATATCCAAAGACTCAAAGAGAGCTCTGGTTTGCGATTGCATATCAAAACGATGAACTAATcatgttgaaaagatgtcAGCCAAGACTAGGACCCAATGGAAAAGGTTTACTAAGTTTCGACTTTGTTGTACCTGAAGATATTCGCGGTAAAGAATTAGATTTCGTTTTGGTAAGTGATGCTCTTGATATCAAGTACCACCTGAAGCACAAATTGATGGAGTAAGGAACTCTTACATTTTAAacacatatataaatacatTAATTCTTTTTAATAAAAGTACAACAGTTGGCAAGCAGTTGCCTACACTTCACTCGAAGAAatcgtcttcttcttcttcgtcgtTGAACTGTTTCTCTgtagcttcttcttctacttgctcttcttccaacatGACACCCGTACTGTCCTTATTCAATCTCTTACCTTCCAAAATTTGGCTCAAGGACACGGGCAAAGTACCCTCATCCAATTGCTTAGCAACAAGATTACGGAATTCAGTTCTCTTGGCGTCAGTACTATCTAAACCCTTCTTCACTTCTTCAGACAATTCTTTAGCATCTGAAGAGCCAGTTGGATATAACGCAATATATT harbors:
- the SLH1 gene encoding RNA helicase (highly similar to uniprot|P53327 Saccharomyces cerevisiae YGR271W SLH1 SKI2-like helicase), with the protein product MSTTYSVHSVGSYMKAMEVMVSAAQAFPHLDTSTIPKVDEELKKGTKRSDNRNKLLVTSQDRNEWDDIFEEFANLSSDNLQSLITSNHSASNAQAQVYKELFRLLDNVDSDFPRDQLLQQLIELLRNNENTGTADQDLFDYLGAENIELISFLIENQEILKHTPIEHMSNSDTYEGNRFMTEEDMRRQVLKNREKGKNAKLATAQRKVKYPHVFRQSEDAGSSMLSFAGQKFALPAGSMRYTFQTHEEITIPCAVPKRKFDIPLVKVSDLDEYCRKVFEYDYLNKVQSLVYPVAYNTNGNMLICAPTGAGKTDIALLTILNTIKQFSVINEEGGFDIEYDDFKIIYVAPLKALAAEITDKFARKLSVFDVKVRELTGDMQLTKREILETQVIVTTPEKWDVVTRKASGDNDLTSKVKLLILDEVHLLHEDRGSVIESLVARTLRQVESSQTMIRILGLSATLPNFVDVADFLGVNRNVGMFYFDQSFRPKALEQHLIGCRGKAGSKQCRENTDKVAYEKAVEMMKLGNQVMIFVHSRKDTVKTARTLISMARDNYEMDLFTSNDASVTIFQKELSKHKDKDLKELFQSGFGVHHAGMSRSDRNITEKMFKSGAVNVLVCTATLAWGVNLPADCVIIKGTQVYDSKKGGYTDLGISDVIQIFGRAGRPGFGSDYGTAYLCTSNDRLDHYVDLITQQHPIESRLGAKVVDNLNAEISLGTVTNVEEGVKWLGYTYMFVRMKQNPFTYGIDWEEIRNDPQLYEKRRQIIITAARRLHSLQMIVFDEVSMHFIPKDLGRIASEFYLLNESVEIFNQVANPRATEADVLAMISMSSEFDSIKFREEESNELNKLLDCAVECQISGDVDSSPGKTNILLQAYVSQSRINDSALNSDANYIAQNSARICRALLLIGINRRWGTFSKVMLDICKSIEKRMWAFDHPLCQFDLPDTILRNIKAKNPSMEMLLDMDAAELADLVHNQKMGGKLYRIISRFPRVDIDAEIFPITTNVMRVHISLLPNFEWDYHVHGDAQFFWVFVEESNQSSILHFEKFILNKRQLSNPHEMDFMIPLSDPLPPQVIVKVVSDTWIGCESAHTISFQHLIRPHNETLQTRLQKLNPLPTSALKNPLVESIYPFKYFNPMQTMVFHTLYHSNVSTFVGSPTGSGKTVVAELAIWHAFRDYPGSKVVYIAPMKALVRERVNDWRKRITPVTGDRIVELTGDSVPDPQDIKDATIVITTPEKFDGISRNWQTRKFVQNVSLIIMDEIHLLASDRGPILEMIVSRMNYVSSQTKKPIRLLGMSTAVSNAFDMASWLGVKGNGLYNFPSSVRPVPLKMYIDGFPDNLNFCPLMKTMNKPAFMAIKQHSPEKPVLLFVASRRQTRLTALDLIHLCGMEDNPRRFLHIDDEEELQYYISKVSDDTLKLSLQFGIGLHHAGLIESDRAISHELFLRSKIQILVATSTLAWGVNLPAHLVIIKGTQFFDAKIEGYRDMDLTDILQMMGRAGRPAYDTSGTAIVYTKESKKMFYKHFLNVGFPVESSLHKVLDDHMGAEIASGTISTKQEALDFLNWTFLFRRAHHNPTYYGINDDTSTSGINKYLSDLVNNTLDNLKESRCVEIYGTNIYSTPYLSISSYYYISHKTIRSLLKQINSNASFQDVLKWLSLAVEYNELPVRNGEIIMNVEMSAQSRYSIESTFIDEFELPMWDPHVKAFLLLQAYLSRAELPIVDYHQDTISVLDQSLRILQAYVDVAAELGYFNTVMTLIKAMQCVKQGYWYEDDPISALPGAHLKRDDRIEFGDDGWPLPDNGYKMSLDSLARLQDDNGAKNKVKNIMSRQYHVTPDHQKRMLREISRLPILDNIVFTSQTSNESLVLKATHHNRVPKEFSVYCAKYPKTQRELWFAIAYQNDELIMLKRCQPRLGPNGKGLLSFDFVVPEDIRGKELDFVLVSDALDIKYHLKHKLME